The sequence ATCGTCGAGGAACTGTACGCCTTCGAGGACAGAGGCGGCCGGCACGTCGCCATGACGCCCGAACTGACGCCGACGGTGGCGCGGATGGTCGTCGCCAAGGGCCAGGAGCTACAGAAGCCGATCAAGTGGATGTCGACCCGGCCGTTCTGGCGGTACGAACAGGTCCAGCAGGGGCGCTTTCGTGAGTTCTACCAGACGAACGTGGACATCTTCGGATCGGCCGAACCCGCGGCCGACGCCGAAATCCTGGCGTTCGCCGCGGATTCACTCACGAACCTGGGGCTGTCGGGCGAGGACTTCGAGTTTCGCGTCTCCCACCGCGACATCCTCGGCGGCCTGCTGCGCGCGTTCGACGCCGACGTGGACGTGCGCGACGCCATCCGCGCCGTCGACAAATCCGAGAAAATCGACGCGGCCGCCTACTACGACCTCCTGGCCGACGCGGGCCTCTCTTACGACCAGGCCGAGGAGTTCGACGAGTTGCTCGCAACGGACGATCTGGACGACCTGGTCGCGTTCGCCGGCACCGACGAGGTGGCCGACGCCGTCGCGAACCTGCAGGCCGTCCTCGACGCCGCCGCCGACTTCGGCGTCCGCGAGTACTGCACCGTCTCCCTGGAGACGGCGCGGGGACTCGACTACTACACTGGCACCGTCTTCGAATGTTTCGACACGCAGGGCGAGGTGTCCCGGGCCGTCTTCGGCGGCGGCCGCTACGACGACCTGATCGAGAGTTACGGCGGCCAGCCGACCCCCGCCGTCGGCGTCGCGCCCGGCCACGCCACCCTC comes from Haloplanus sp. XH21 and encodes:
- the hisS gene encoding histidine--tRNA ligase, whose amino-acid sequence is MYDRLKGFRDFYPEEMAARRAVTDVLEETARQYGFREIGTPALESVDLYTDKSGEEIVEELYAFEDRGGRHVAMTPELTPTVARMVVAKGQELQKPIKWMSTRPFWRYEQVQQGRFREFYQTNVDIFGSAEPAADAEILAFAADSLTNLGLSGEDFEFRVSHRDILGGLLRAFDADVDVRDAIRAVDKSEKIDAAAYYDLLADAGLSYDQAEEFDELLATDDLDDLVAFAGTDEVADAVANLQAVLDAAADFGVREYCTVSLETARGLDYYTGTVFECFDTQGEVSRAVFGGGRYDDLIESYGGQPTPAVGVAPGHATLGLLLERAGVWPEEALSTDYYVLSVGDTRSTAARVARDLRENGHVVESDVADRSFGAQMSYADGVNAETVVIVGERDLENGEVTIKEMESGDQTTAPVDEFPGDRDRPTYDDFAE